In Capsicum annuum cultivar UCD-10X-F1 chromosome 7, UCD10Xv1.1, whole genome shotgun sequence, one genomic interval encodes:
- the LOC107877627 gene encoding polygalacturonase inhibitor has protein sequence MKLAVVSILPFSLFFLSQLSVLSLSERCNPKDKKALLEIKKGLGNPYDLITWDPKTDCCTDWAKVTLSCDDKTNRVTTLSFFNIDSVGHLSPAIGDLPYLQSLDIDNVRNLSGPIPPTIAKLSKLTFLRISQTNISGPVPEFLSKLKNITYINLSYGSLVGTIPPSLSQLTNLEFLRLDRNKLTGTIPQSLSKLAPKLTYLYLGHNQLTGIVPTSFTGWSFDTIDLSRNMLEGDISFLFGKDKTTYEMLLDHNKFAFDFSKLTFGKGLWRLDLNHNKIYGSLPPSLTKQPWQLFNVSYNRLCGKIPQGGSMQRCDQHCYFHNKCLCDAPLPPCK, from the coding sequence ATGAAGCTGGCTGTAGTTTCCATTCTTcccttttctctcttctttctctctcagTTGTCAGTACTATCTCTCTCCGAAAGGTGCAATCCAAAGGACAAGAAAGCCCTCCTAGAAATCAAGAAAGGTCTGGGCAATCCGTATGACTTGATCACTTGGGATCCCAAAACTGATTGTTGTACTGATTGGGCTAAAGTCACACTCTCATGTGATGACAAGACCAACCGTGTTACGACCCTAAGTTTCTTCAATATTGATAGCGTCGGGCACCTCTCCCCGGCCATTGGAGACCTTCCCTACCTCCAAAGTTTGGACATCGACAATGTCCGAAATCTCTCAGGTCCAATTCCACCCACAATTGCTAAGCTCTCAAAACTCACATTCTTGAGAATTAGTCAGACAAACATTTCAGGACCTGTCCCTGAGTTTCTTAGTAAGTTGAAAAACATAACGTACATCAACTTATCGTACGGTAGCCTCGTTGGTACAATCCCTCCCTCACTTTCTCAACTGACAAACTTGGAGTTCCTACGCTTAGATAGGAACAAACTTACTGGAACAATTCCACAATCTCTTAGCAAATTAGCTCCAAAACTCACGTATCTTTACCTCGGACACAACCAACTAACAGGGATTGTGCCAACTTCTTTTACTGGTTGGAGCTTTGACACAATTGACTTATCAAGGAACATGCTTGAAGGGGATATCTCATTCTTGTTTGGCAAAGATAAGACAACATATGAAATGTTGTTGGATCACAATAAGTTTGCGTTCGACTTCTCAAAGCTAACATTTGGGAAGGGATTATGGAGGTTGGATTTGAACCATAACAAGATTTACGGTAGCCTTCCTCCATCCTTGACGAAGCAACCATGGCAGCTCTTCAATGTGAGTTATAACAGACTTTGTGGAAAGATTCCACAGGGTGGATCTATGCAGAGATGTGATCAACATTGCTATTTTCACAACAAATGCTTGTGTGATGCTCCATTGCCACCATGTAAATGA